From the genome of Thermoproteales archaeon:
ATATTGCCATTGTATATATTCAACTAATTTATTTTAACAAAAAAGGCAATTAGGTAAACGTTATCGAGATAATGTATTAATAAATTTTCGTATTAAAGTATAAATATAACTTCATGAAAGAAATTTTCTTTAAATGTTCTATTTTTTAAAATAAAACAAAGTTTATAAGTAACTTTTTTAATTTAGAAATTCTATAATAAAAAGGTGAAAGTAATGAAAAATTATAAGTCTAGGGTAGGCATAGCGCGAACTACCCTTATAGCCATAATTGTCGCTGTGGTTATAATAGCAGTAGCTGCTGGATACTTTCTAATGCAAAAACCCTCTGAAATAACTCCGCCACCCGAGGAAAAACCTCCAGAAGAAAAAGTAATTATTATAGGAACTACTGACAAGGTTACAGATTTGGATCCTGCAATGGCATACGACTTTTTCACGTGGGAGGTCTTAAGCAATGTTGGAGAAGGCTTTTTCAAGTATGAGCCAGAAACCCTTGAACTAGTTCCAGGTTTAGCAGAATCCTATGAAGTTCAAGAAGGAGGAAAAGTTTGGATTTTAAAGCTTAGAAAAGGATTGAAGTTTAGAGATGGAACCGAGCTTACGGCTGAAGCTGCTAAATGGTCTATCGAAAGGGTAGCTCGAATAGAAGGAGATCCTGCCTGGTTCGTAACAGATTTCGTTGATAAAGTTGAGGTTGTCGATAAATATACCTTGAAAATAACATTGTTCCAGCCCGTAGCCTTCTATAAGGCGGTCCTAGCTGTCCCTACATACTTCCCAATTTCCCCGAACTCTTATCCAGCGGATGAAATTTCGCCCGATAACACGGCTGGAGGAATAGGTCCATATTACATCGAGAAATTTGTTAGAGATCAAGAATTAGTGCTTAAAGCCAATCCGAACTATTATGAGAAACCGAAAACTGACAAGATAATTATTAAATTCTATAAAGATGCTACTGCGTTAAGGCTCGCCATTGAGAGCGGCGAAATTGACATAGCTTGGAGAACGTTAAACCCATCTGATATAGTTGATCTAAAGAAGAAAGAAGATTTGCAAGTTATTGAAGGAAAAGGAGCGTTCATAAGATACATAGTATTTAACAGTAGAATACCTCCACTAGATAACAAACTGGTTAGACAAGCCTTAGCAGCCGCTTTAGATAGAAAGGCAATAGTAGACAAGGTATTCCTAGGAACGGTAACCCCATTGTACAGCCTAGTCCCTGCTGGCATGTGGGGTCACATTGATGCTTTCAAAGACAAATATGGCGAAGGGCCAAACTACGACCTTGCTAAGCAGTTGCTTCAGCAGGCTGGATATTCTGAAACTAACAAGTTAAAGATAGAATTATGGTATACGCCATCTCACTATGGAAGCACGGAAGCGGACGTTGCAGCAGTTATTAAAGAAAGCTGGGAGAAAACTGGTATGGTTGAGGTAGAAATTAAAAGCGCTGAATGGTCTACGTACATAGAGTTAACTAGAGGACAAGGCCTACCCGTGACATTGTACGGTTGGTATCCAGACTATCTCGACCCGGACAACTTCCTATTCCCGTTCCTTCACACAGACTCTAACAGATGGCTTGGAAAACCATACAGCAATCCAGATCTTGACGTTATACTTGAGGAAGCTCAGGTTGAGACTGACAAGAGCAAGAGAGCAGACCTTTACGCGGAAGCTCAGAGAATACTTGCCGATGACGCTCCTATAGTTCCTATATTCCAGGGCAAGCTCTTCATTGTTGCTAAGAAGAACGTTAAAGGTATAGTTCTTGATCCCTACATGTTGCTGAGATATTGGCTTATTTATAAAGAATAAATTTTAAAAAATACCATAATTTTTTACTTAACTAGTGTGTTAAGCGAGGAGCTGTTATGACGTCTCTAAAAGCTTACATTTTGACTAGATTGATATTGTCAATACCA
Proteins encoded in this window:
- a CDS encoding peptide ABC transporter substrate-binding protein, producing MARTTLIAIIVAVVIIAVAAGYFLMQKPSEITPPPEEKPPEEKVIIIGTTDKVTDLDPAMAYDFFTWEVLSNVGEGFFKYEPETLELVPGLAESYEVQEGGKVWILKLRKGLKFRDGTELTAEAAKWSIERVARIEGDPAWFVTDFVDKVEVVDKYTLKITLFQPVAFYKAVLAVPTYFPISPNSYPADEISPDNTAGGIGPYYIEKFVRDQELVLKANPNYYEKPKTDKIIIKFYKDATALRLAIESGEIDIAWRTLNPSDIVDLKKKEDLQVIEGKGAFIRYIVFNSRIPPLDNKLVRQALAAALDRKAIVDKVFLGTVTPLYSLVPAGMWGHIDAFKDKYGEGPNYDLAKQLLQQAGYSETNKLKIELWYTPSHYGSTEADVAAVIKESWEKTGMVEVEIKSAEWSTYIELTRGQGLPVTLYGWYPDYLDPDNFLFPFLHTDSNRWLGKPYSNPDLDVILEEAQVETDKSKRADLYAEAQRILADDAPIVPIFQGKLFIVAKKNVKGIVLDPYMLLRYWLIYKE